GAATATTTTTTCTGCCTCGATAAGCGTATCTCCCACGCTGACCTGGCCCGGCCCCTCGAAGCGGGCGTGCCCCTCATGGACGGTGCAATTTTCCATGGACTTGAGCCAGCCCTCAACGCCCTTGTTCGAGGCGCCCCGTATGGTGTCCATCCGGGCCTTTACTTTTTTCATGTTCACGGTGATCTCACCGTTAATCATGACGCCGTAATCTGCCGCCCGTCTCGCGTCGAAGGCTGCGCGGGCGCTGGCCACAAGTGTTTTCGTAGGGATGCAGCCTGTGTTCACGCATGTTCCGCCGAACAAACCGCGCTCTGCGATCGCCACCTGCATGCCCTCATTCGCTAATCGGGCGGCAAGCGAGGGGCCCGATTGTCCGGAGCCGATGATAATCGCATCATATTTATCTGGCATGGATTTTCCTTTCACAAAAAATTAAAAGGCAGGCGCTAGATTTACATGCCCCGGTGCGGACTATGTCCGTTGTGGACTGTGTCCGGTACGGACTGTGTAAAAGCTATTGCACCAACCTAAAAAAGTTGCAGGCAAATTTTTTTCCACATGATTTCTTGAGCATAGGTATTCTAACGACTATTGGCCTAGTGAGAACAAATTTTTTCATGGGCAATTATTTTTGCCGCAAGCCTAGGGAGCCAAAGTTTATCTATGGGGGCAGATTGCGGCCACGCTGCTGGGAGCATCATTTAGGCGGCGGAAATGCGTAACTAGTTGAAATTTAATTTGTAACAGGACTTGGTGGCAGAGCAATTGCGGATTCGCCTGGACAATCCGAGTTGATTCATACTATCCCCTCGGCACGGGTGATGGTACGATTTTCAGACGACAGAGGCACCCTACTAATTTTATAATCTCCCCATGCCTTGATGAAATCAGTGGCCGGCGGATTTTTGGAGAGAATGTATATGACTGAAGGGCTCGATGATTTCAGGCGCCGCATCGATGAGTGTGATAAGGCACTTGTCGAACTTATCAACAAACGCCTTGGTATCTGTCTTGAAGTTGGGGATTTTAAGGCCGAGCGCGGCATGGAAGTGCGCCACCCCGATAGAGAGATGGAGGTCATCGACAGGGCAGCCGCCCACAATGGGGGGCCATGCCCCGATGATGCTGTGAAGAAAGTTTTTCGCCTGCTTATCGATACCGCTGTTGAACTCGAAGAGAATCACGATATCGCCCGTCCCGAGAAATAAACCCGCCGGCTAGGTCGTGCCGGTGTTTGCCGCCCGCGAATTAACCCGAAGCATCAGGATGCAGGTGACGCTATGGAATCTTTCGCCTGGATATTAGCGCTTGCTGTTGGCGCGGCTGCCGGTTTTTATGCCTCCCGTCATTTAAGCAATTTACGCCAGCTCGCGCTTGAGGAGCGCCTTGGGGAGACGACCCTGGAGGCGGAGAGTCTCAAGGGAATTCTCGCCGAACGCGATGCCGCCATTGCCGGGCTCAGGGAGGAGGCGGCACGCCTCAATGCGATGATGGCGAGCGAGAAGGCGGCTGCGGCTGAAAAGCTTGAGTTGCTCAACAAGACGGCAGACGAAATGCGCGAGACCTTCAAGGCGCTTTCCTCGGACGCCTTGCAAAACAATAGCCAATCCTTCCTCGATCTGGCCAAATCCACCCTTGAGAAATATCAGGTCGAGGCCAAAGGCGATTTGGAGGTGAAGCAAAAAGAGGTGGCCTCGCTCGTGGCTCCCATCAAGGAGTCTCTGGAGAAGGTGGACGCTCAGCTTCAGGAGGTTGAAAAGGTCCGGCGCGAGGCTTACGGCGGTCTCTCGGAGCAGGTTAAGTCGCTTGTCC
The window above is part of the Nitrospinaceae bacterium genome. Proteins encoded here:
- a CDS encoding chorismate mutase; protein product: MTEGLDDFRRRIDECDKALVELINKRLGICLEVGDFKAERGMEVRHPDREMEVIDRAAAHNGGPCPDDAVKKVFRLLIDTAVELEENHDIARPEK